In one window of Bemisia tabaci chromosome 4, PGI_BMITA_v3 DNA:
- the LOC109033465 gene encoding uncharacterized protein has translation MSLKISVIDILPTRINGFPLKINQQILFYFLIPTLITLTLYILSVVFDTVVGVRLILEKKVALGVITLLIIAVPAVLDYIYQISYTRKIVGTKRQINWNVCHFIDTLLFPFHIVICLIQEIYLTIGAMSSEDPAREEKLQKLIRIKKEIQVYQFLHAFLHTLPQALLQLYLLLDKPTSKSAWTRFFQICSLSTSILITTSGVQMYHRYESQRVTISTTGSNPINSPDADNAHNNNQQDGENAERQEPQGEQPQDEHTTQDLLRNERLKRTFSDDPSPNRPLHYYQNNDDHIGRTVLYIAWLLFIIQRIFAIVPAFKYIPTFAIITVLAHYILITVLLTIRDDFFKRLHYILFLGYVHIFGVIEVGIKINRAVAYHFLFYGLVIVEDILLNYLWYNYGKWKSNILYQVFIMNYVFLIVGPLLMILYFKCLRNP, from the exons atgagtTTAAAAATATCTGTAATAGACATTCTCCCAACCAGGATAAATGGTTTCCCACTGAAAATTAATCAacagattttattttactttttaatccCTACATTAATAACTCTTACACTCTACATCCTCAGCGTTGTGTTTGATACTGTGGTTGGTGTGAGACTCATCCTAGAGAAAAAAGTTGCTCTTGGAGTGATAACACTTTTGATAATTGCAGTGCCTGCAGTCCTTGATTATATATACCAAATCAGTTACACGAGGAAAATTGTTGGGACGAAACGCCAAATAAACTGGAATGTTTGCCATTTCATTGATACTCTTCTGTTTCCATTTCATATTGTAATATG cttAATCCAAGAAATCTATCTAACAATAGGAGCAATGAGTTCAGAGGACCCTGCAAGAGAGGAGAAGCTGCAAAAACTTATCCGCATCAAGAAAGAAATCCAAGTGTACCAGTTTCTACATGCTTTCCTGCACACTCTACCACAAGCCCTCCTGCAACTTTACCTCCTTCTGGACAAACCAACCAGCAAAAGCGCGTGGACAA gatttttccaaatttgcaGTCTCTCCACATCGATCCTCATTACAACATCCGGTGTTCAAATGTACCACCGTTACGAAAGTCAGCGGGTTACTATTAGTACAACTGGCTCAAATCCAATCAACAGCCCTGATGCAGACAATGCTCACAATAACAACCAACAAGACGGCGAAAACGCAGAGCGCCAAGAGCCGCAGGGTGAACAGCCGCAAGATGAACACACGACTCAAGACCTCCTACGGAATGAACGACTTAAAAGGACATTCTCTGATGACCCAAGCCCCAACAGACCGCTTCACTACTATCAAAATAACGATGATCATATTGGTCGAACAGTGTTATACATAGCTTGGCTTCTTTTCATCATTCAGCGTATATTTGCAATAGTGCCAGCGTTCAAGTACATTCCCACTTTTGCAATAATCACCGTTCTTGCACATTACATTTTAATCACAGTTCTCTTGACTATTCGAGATGATTTTTTCAAGAGGCTCCATTATATTCTTTTCTTGGGCTACGTACACATTTTTGGTGTGATTGAGGTGGGCATAAAAATTAACAGAGCTGTTGCTTACCACTTTTTATTTTATGGCCTGGTTATTGTAGAGGATATATTGTTGAATTACTTGTGGTATAACTACGGAAAGTGgaaatcaaatattttgtaCCAGGTTTTCATCATGAACTATGTTTTCTTGATAGTTGGTCCGTTGTTAATGATTCTTTACTTTAAGTGCTTGAGAAATCCATGA